One Bartonella tribocorum CIP 105476 genomic window carries:
- the virB9 gene encoding P-type conjugative transfer protein VirB9 — translation MKKLAFVVLLSSFSSLYTVPVQALKSPTNSQYDHRIRYITYNEADVVQIETVLGVATHIILEEGEQYITHAFGDSEAYAFAHKGRHIFIKPKAELANTNLIVVTDKRSYKFRLQFRNDRAGSTYELAFHYPDSNDEKSEENNRRLAIERGFHQSVKGYNLSYTMSGHQDIAPINAWDNGRITYFKFPANMDMPSIYVVDAEGNESLIPRTVIGSSNDIIAVHKVNPKWLIRLGKRALAVFNEAYDPHGIPNTTGTVSSVVYRINKGGK, via the coding sequence ATGAAAAAACTTGCATTCGTTGTTCTATTATCTTCATTTTCTTCTCTTTATACAGTACCTGTACAGGCGCTCAAAAGTCCGACAAATTCGCAATATGATCACCGCATTCGTTATATAACATATAACGAAGCCGATGTAGTTCAAATTGAGACAGTTCTTGGTGTGGCAACACATATTATTCTTGAAGAAGGTGAACAGTATATCACTCATGCCTTTGGTGATTCAGAAGCCTATGCCTTTGCTCATAAAGGGCGGCATATTTTTATTAAACCAAAAGCAGAACTTGCCAATACCAATCTCATCGTTGTAACGGACAAACGGAGTTACAAATTCCGACTACAATTTCGAAATGACCGTGCAGGATCAACCTATGAATTGGCTTTTCATTATCCCGATTCAAACGATGAAAAGTCAGAAGAAAACAACCGACGCCTTGCGATTGAACGCGGTTTTCACCAAAGCGTAAAAGGTTATAATCTTAGTTATACCATGAGCGGTCATCAAGATATTGCTCCGATCAATGCTTGGGACAATGGACGTATTACTTACTTCAAGTTTCCTGCTAACATGGATATGCCATCAATCTATGTCGTAGATGCTGAAGGGAATGAAAGCTTAATTCCACGCACCGTCATCGGCAGTTCTAATGATATTATCGCCGTTCATAAGGTCAATCCTAAATGGCTCATACGACTTGGTAAACGTGCTCTAGCTGTTTTTAACGAAGCCTATGATCCCCATGGTATACCAAACACAACAGGAACAGTATCTTCGGTGGTTTACCGCATAAATAAAGGAGGAAAATAA
- the virB11 gene encoding P-type DNA transfer ATPase VirB11: MSTVSSHVNPIQKDQAVSQLLQPLDRFLEDRKITEISICRPCEVWTKNFNGWQVHSVPELTTAFLQTLITAIIVYNGMAPRSINYVLLPGGQRGTIIQTPAVVDGSLSFVIRKHSLIVKTLEELKEEGAFDDFSDVSFNKPSAKEANNFLSKHDFTRLEPFEVQLLQRKREGRILEFLEECVLHKRNIIIAGKTGSGKTTFARSLIEKVPVEERIITIEDVHELFLPNHPNHVNMIYGNNVGRVSAEECLDACMRQSPDRIFLAELRGNEAWEYLNSLNTGHPGSITTTHANSALQTFERCATLIKRSEVGRRLELEMIKIVLYTTVDVVLFFKDRKLSEVFYDPIFAKSKIA, encoded by the coding sequence ATGTCTACAGTCTCGTCACACGTTAACCCTATACAAAAAGATCAAGCAGTTTCTCAGCTTCTGCAGCCGCTTGATCGTTTCTTAGAAGATCGGAAGATCACTGAAATATCGATCTGCCGCCCCTGTGAAGTATGGACAAAAAACTTCAACGGGTGGCAGGTCCATAGCGTACCAGAGTTAACAACAGCTTTTTTGCAAACGCTTATTACAGCTATTATCGTTTATAACGGTATGGCTCCCAGAAGTATTAATTATGTGCTATTGCCTGGTGGACAACGTGGTACAATTATCCAAACGCCAGCTGTCGTTGATGGTTCTCTTTCCTTTGTAATTCGTAAACATTCTCTCATAGTTAAAACGTTAGAAGAACTCAAAGAAGAAGGGGCTTTTGATGATTTTTCCGATGTAAGTTTTAATAAACCTTCAGCAAAAGAAGCCAACAATTTCTTATCGAAGCATGACTTCACGCGGTTGGAACCATTTGAAGTTCAACTCTTACAACGTAAACGTGAGGGAAGAATTCTTGAATTTTTGGAAGAATGTGTCCTTCACAAACGCAACATTATCATTGCAGGCAAGACAGGATCTGGTAAAACAACATTTGCCCGCTCACTCATTGAAAAAGTTCCTGTAGAAGAGCGTATTATCACGATTGAAGATGTTCATGAGCTTTTTCTACCCAATCACCCTAATCACGTAAATATGATTTATGGTAACAATGTGGGTCGTGTTTCAGCGGAAGAATGTCTAGATGCATGTATGCGTCAATCACCTGACCGAATTTTTCTTGCTGAGTTGCGAGGCAATGAGGCATGGGAATATCTCAATTCACTCAACACAGGTCATCCAGGATCGATTACAACGACGCACGCCAACAGTGCTTTACAAACATTTGAGCGATGTGCCACCTTGATTAAAAGATCAGAGGTTGGTCGCCGACTCGAGCTAGAAATGATAAAGATCGTTCTTTACACAACAGTTGATGTCGTGTTGTTCTTTAAAGATAGAAAACTTTCTGAAGTTTTTTATGACCCGATTTTTGCTAAATCAAAAATCGCTTAA
- the virB10 gene encoding type IV secretion system protein VirB10, with translation MFDNKEGDEKGKKLDNIEQKHIENAYESSELGSEHRPTIPGTRVLLIVGLIVIVAVPIALTWKAFKMRNTVEIEEEKPQQTVQQIIPSYTPRVIEEPKLVEESEKSTPIEDSSLDISPALAKLLQTTVPPHMIQDSEELARRRMLSSSLNNGGSEGSTETNKASNDNSGALNLQPVRLGQSHAAQLRNRDLLITQGTQIDCTLETKIITSQPGMTTCHLTRDIYSTSGRVVLLDRGSKVVGFYQSGLQQGQTRVFVQWLRIETPSGVIVNLDSPGTGPLGEAGIGGWVDRHFWERFSGAIMVSIIGDLGEWVRGKINKSSKENKENAQPQGAHNAELIVNDVIQNSINITPTLYKHQGERVNIFVARDLDFSDVYSLVTR, from the coding sequence ATGTTTGACAATAAGGAAGGAGATGAAAAAGGCAAAAAACTGGACAATATAGAGCAAAAACATATTGAAAATGCCTATGAAAGCTCCGAACTAGGTTCAGAGCACCGTCCGACAATTCCAGGTACCCGTGTATTATTAATCGTAGGACTTATTGTCATCGTAGCGGTACCAATTGCTTTGACTTGGAAAGCTTTTAAAATGCGTAATACCGTAGAAATTGAGGAAGAAAAACCGCAACAAACGGTACAGCAAATTATACCAAGCTATACCCCGCGGGTTATAGAAGAGCCAAAGCTTGTAGAAGAATCAGAAAAATCAACACCAATAGAAGACTCAAGCCTAGATATTTCACCGGCCTTGGCTAAGCTTCTTCAAACAACCGTTCCCCCACATATGATTCAAGATTCTGAAGAATTAGCGCGCAGACGTATGCTCAGTTCTAGTCTTAACAATGGTGGAAGTGAAGGATCTACGGAGACAAATAAAGCATCGAATGACAACAGTGGTGCATTAAATCTCCAACCTGTACGCTTAGGTCAATCACATGCGGCGCAACTTCGTAACCGTGATCTCTTAATTACGCAAGGAACGCAAATAGATTGTACGTTGGAAACAAAAATTATTACCTCACAACCAGGGATGACAACATGTCATTTAACGCGGGATATTTATTCTACAAGTGGTCGTGTTGTTTTGCTCGATCGTGGTTCTAAAGTCGTTGGTTTTTACCAAAGTGGCTTACAGCAAGGGCAAACACGTGTTTTTGTGCAATGGTTACGTATTGAAACGCCTTCTGGTGTTATTGTCAATCTTGACTCACCTGGGACCGGTCCTCTTGGTGAAGCAGGTATCGGTGGCTGGGTTGATAGACACTTTTGGGAGCGGTTTAGTGGCGCAATTATGGTGAGTATCATCGGTGATTTAGGAGAATGGGTGAGAGGTAAAATTAATAAAAGTAGCAAAGAGAATAAAGAGAACGCACAGCCACAAGGAGCTCATAATGCTGAACTTATAGTAAACGATGTTATTCAAAATTCAATCAATATAACACCAACACTTTACAAACACCAAGGCGAACGAGTAAATATTTTTGTTGCTCGTGATCTGGATTTCAGCGATGTCTACAGTCTCGTCACACGTTAA
- a CDS encoding virB8 family protein gives MKTKQAKPVKAEQLSSYYEESRGLERDLINEFIRSRRTAWRVASAVGLFGLFGMICGVVGFSQPAPTPLVLRVDNTTGAVDVISIMREHEESYGEVVDRYWLNQYVLNRETYDYDTIQLNYGTTALLSAAAVQQEYYKIYDGENARDKVLSNRARITVKVRSIQPNGLGQATVRFTTQQLDSSGAANGPKQHQIATIGYTYVGAPMKSSDRLLNPLGFQVTSYRSDPEILLND, from the coding sequence ATGAAAACAAAACAAGCAAAACCAGTGAAAGCTGAACAACTTAGCAGTTATTACGAAGAGAGTCGTGGTCTAGAAAGGGATCTCATAAACGAATTTATAAGGTCGCGCAGAACAGCATGGCGTGTAGCGAGTGCTGTTGGTCTTTTTGGCTTATTCGGTATGATATGTGGGGTTGTTGGATTTTCTCAACCAGCGCCTACACCTTTAGTGTTACGCGTTGATAACACAACAGGTGCTGTTGATGTTATCTCAATTATGCGTGAGCACGAAGAAAGCTATGGTGAAGTTGTAGATAGATATTGGCTCAATCAATATGTGCTTAACCGCGAAACTTATGACTATGATACCATTCAACTAAACTATGGCACAACAGCTCTTTTAAGTGCAGCAGCTGTTCAACAAGAATATTATAAAATCTATGATGGGGAAAATGCACGGGATAAAGTGCTTTCAAACAGAGCACGTATCACAGTTAAAGTACGGTCAATTCAACCTAATGGACTCGGTCAAGCAACCGTACGTTTTACGACTCAACAACTTGATAGCAGCGGTGCTGCTAATGGACCAAAACAGCACCAGATTGCAACAATTGGTTACACCTATGTGGGTGCACCTATGAAATCATCTGATCGATTGCTTAACCCCCTTGGTTTTCAGGTAACAAGTTACCGTTCTGACCCAGAAATACTGTTGAATGATTAA
- a CDS encoding type IV secretion system protein, translated as MNFTMFTQLFNKINQITQTYVTGISSKAIATITPFVSIGITIAFIIYGWLIIRGAIDMPLSGFVNRFLRISIITSIALTSGLYQSEIANLITQMPYEFSKALMTNPLTDTQLMNLLDKAATKGFQYAGRLFQETVFFEANGLLYSLLGILILLATSSVVAIGGGLVILTKIAITLLVGLGPIFIIALLWQPTYRFFQQWLIQVVNYIILFLLLATVFNLMMNIFANYLSDMGLDYNQNVAAMFGGALILSIISIMLLLKLSSMAHSLAKGIAFGHLWRHRN; from the coding sequence ATGAACTTCACTATGTTCACGCAACTTTTCAATAAAATTAATCAGATAACACAAACATATGTCACGGGTATTTCCTCAAAAGCGATTGCTACAATTACACCTTTCGTTTCAATTGGAATCACCATCGCTTTCATTATCTATGGATGGCTTATCATTCGGGGCGCTATCGATATGCCACTCTCCGGATTCGTAAACCGTTTCCTGCGAATAAGCATTATTACTTCAATAGCTCTCACCTCAGGACTTTATCAAAGTGAAATTGCAAATTTGATAACGCAAATGCCCTATGAGTTCTCAAAAGCGCTCATGACAAATCCACTCACTGATACACAATTAATGAATTTACTTGACAAAGCAGCAACCAAAGGATTCCAATATGCAGGTCGTCTTTTCCAGGAAACCGTCTTCTTCGAGGCCAACGGATTGCTTTACAGCCTCTTAGGTATCCTTATCTTGCTGGCAACAAGTTCCGTCGTGGCAATCGGCGGTGGTCTCGTTATACTGACAAAAATCGCCATTACACTGCTCGTAGGATTGGGCCCTATCTTCATCATTGCTTTGCTCTGGCAACCAACCTATCGCTTTTTTCAGCAATGGTTAATCCAAGTCGTAAATTATATAATCCTCTTTCTACTCTTAGCGACTGTCTTTAATCTGATGATGAATATCTTTGCAAACTATTTGAGTGATATGGGACTCGATTACAACCAGAATGTAGCAGCCATGTTTGGGGGAGCGCTCATCTTGTCCATTATATCCATCATGCTGTTACTCAAACTATCAAGCATGGCCCATTCTCTCGCAAAAGGCATAGCATTTGGACATCTATGGAGACATAGAAACTAG